A genomic region of Gadus macrocephalus chromosome 5, ASM3116895v1 contains the following coding sequences:
- the atp5if1b gene encoding ATPase inhibitor B, mitochondrial, whose protein sequence is MARLLRPGLRSIIVSQLRSASDHQMGSLGGGAGKGGGAGGSIREAGGAMGKKQAAEEELYFRRKEQEQMAALKQHHQDEIEHHKKEIERMQREIDRHKGKIRMLKHDD, encoded by the exons ATGGCTCGTCTTCTGCGACCTGGACTCAGGTCTATTATCGTTTCACAGTTGAGAAGTGCATCCGATCATCAG ATGGGCTCGCTGGGTGGGGGCGCTGGgaaaggtggaggagctggaggttccatcagggaggcggggggagccATGGGGAAGAAGCAGgctgcagaggaggagttgTATTTTAG GCGTAAGGAGCAGGAGCAGATGGCTGCTCTGAAGCAGCACCACCAGGACGAGATCGAGCATCACAAGAAGGAGATCGAGCGCATGCAGCGCGAAATCGACCGGCACAAGGGGAAGATCCGCATGCTGAAGCACGACGACTGA
- the rpl13a gene encoding 60S ribosomal protein L13a, translating into MADRFNKVLLLDGRGHLLGRLSAIVAKQLLLGHKVVVVRCEGINISGNFYRNKLKYLAFLRKRMNTNPSRGPYHFRAPSRIFWRTVRGMLPHKTKRGQAALDRLKVFDGIPPPYDKRKRMVVPAALKIVRLKPTRKFALLGRLAHEVGWKYQAITATLEQKRKEKAKLRYATKKTTIKLTKLAAKNVESKISKYTDVLKQYGVLV; encoded by the exons ATGGCGGACCGGTTCAATAAG GTTCTGCTCCTGGATGGCAGGGGCCATCTCCTTGGAAGACTTTCTGCCATCGTGGCGAAACAGCTTCTTCTGG GGCACAAAGTGGTCGTGGTGAGATGTGAGGGCATCAACATTTCGGGAAACTTCTACCGTAACAAAC TGAAGTACCTGGCTTTCCTCCGCAAGAGGATGAACACCAACCCGTCTCGTGGGCCATACCACTTCAGGGCTCCTAGCAGGATCTTCTGGAGGACCGTCAGAG GCATGCTGCCCCACAAAACCAAGAGGGGACAGGCAGCCCTGGATCGCCTGAAGGTGTTCGACGGCATCCCCCCTCCCTACGACAAG AGGAAGCGAATGGTCGTTCCAGCCGCCCTGAAGATCGTGCGCCTGAAGCCCACTCGCAAG TTCGCTCTTCTTGGGCGCTTGGCCCATGAGGTCGGCTGGAAGTACCAGGCGATCACAGCGACGCTGGAGCAGAAGAGGAAAGAGAAGGCAAAGCTGCGCTACGCCACAAAGAAGACCACGATCAAGCTCACAAAACTGGCTGCCAAGAACGTGGAGAGCAAGATCTCTAAATACACAGATGTTCTCAAACAATACGGAGTCCTTGTCTGA